A stretch of DNA from Nitrospirota bacterium:
CTATGAGTAAACATCATGAAACGTTTTGGCTTATAGTCAAGACATTTTGAGACATTATAATTGACAGATAGCAATTATAATTGCTATTCATTGGCCATGGAAATTATGAAACAACCGACCAAAACGATCGCAAAGTTTTCCAATCACCTCAAATCGCTTCGTACCCAGAAATGTTTCTCGCAGGGCGAACTTGCTGCTCGTGCAGGGATCACAAGGCAGGCGGTGTCTTCAATTGAGTCCAATTTGTATCTCCCGACAACAGCCGTTGCCCTCCATCTAGCTTCGGTATTGGCCTGTCGTGTTGAAGACCTTTTCAGTATTGGGATAGCCGAGGACATTGTCGAGGGTGAGTTGATCGGCCATCTCCCGCAACGTGACATGAAGGCCTCATCCATCCGAGTGAAAGTATCGATGGTGGGTTCGAAAACGGTTGTGCGACCGGTCAGCGGATTGGGGGAGGCGCTTTCCTTTACCGTTCCTGCCGATGGTTATGTCGTCGAGGCGCAGGGTCAAACATCGGGCGCCATGGTGCGGGTGAAACTTTCTCGAGATCGCCAGGCGATTGAACAGGAAATTTCTGTCGCTGGTTGTGATCCCGCAATTTTTCTCGTCGGTGCGCACATGCGGCGGCACAAGGACCAGACCTCCGTCGTTGGCTGGACGATGGGGAGTATGGCGGCGCTTCAGGCCCTGCAGCGGGGCGAGGTTCATGTCGCAGGTCTGCACCTCTTCGATCCGGCGACCGGGGAGTCAAACCTGCCCTTTCTTCGGAGACTATTAAAAGGTTCGAACTATGAGGTCATCACGTTTGCGACGTGGGAAGAGGGCCTGCTCGTTCGAACAGGTAATCCCAGGTCTATTCGTGCAGTCAGTGATGTAGCCGATCCCAACGTCACACTCGTGAATCGGGAAGAGGGTTCCGGGGCCAGGCTGTTGTTGGATCAGCGGTTGCGCGCAGCAGGAATCAATCAGGATCAGGTGAAGGGCTATGGCACGATCGTCGCCTCGCATTTCGAAGTTGCGCGCGCGATTGCAAGCCGCCAGGCGGATGTCGGAGTCGGTATAAGATCTGCGGCGCAACTCTATGAGCTCGATTTCGTACCGCTTCAAGCCGCGCGCTACGACCTTGTCGTGCCCAAAGCCTATCTGAAGTCCCATCCGACGTTAGCTCATTTGTTCGAGACCCTCGTCAGCCGTCCGTTTCGAAATGAGATCGAAGCTCTGGGGGGATATGACACCAGTGAAACAGGCAAGCTCCATCCGTTACGTGTCGGCTGACAAGCCTGTAGATGTGATGGTTCACGAATTGCGTTTGCGCATAAAGAGAGGATCGATGGTCAAAGGAAGCTGGTGGTGCGCCTTGCTGAGCATCCTTCTCTTTGTTGTTGGAACGAGCCCGGTGAGGGCAGTTGAATATGGAGAAATGGTGCGGAAGGACGGAAAGTGGGGGTTTCGGAGCGCGGAAGACCCTGTACTCAAGCTCATGCTCACGAAGGGGCTGATCACGGACGAGAGATACCTCGAAGTTTCAGCACAAAAGGGGAAAAACTGGATCGAACCAGCCGATGCGGTCCTCAATCTACGGAGAGAACTCGAATGGACCCGATATGTGAAAACCGCAACGCACCTACCAGATTGGATTGACCTGGGCCTCGAAAACCGGACCAGATTTGAATCGTACGACCATCCCTGGCGATCTACCCAGGCAATTGGAAACGGGGGAACCGATGCCCAGTTGCTCCTCCGATCCAGGGCGCGCGTAGGATTGGGGGGCAATGGCCCCTTCAGGTTTCTCTTTGAAGGGCAGGATTCGCGGGCCTTGTCGAGCGATCAGCCGGGGGATTTCCAGAATACCACGACAGTCAACCAATTTGACATCTTGCAGCTATTCGGATCATTGACCATAAACAATGTCGGGGGGAGTGTATTGCGAACAGACTTGCATTTCGGTCGTATGACCATGGATTTCGGAATGCGTCGGTACGTTGCCCGAAACGATTTCCGAAATACCACCAATGCCTTCGATGGAGTCCATTGGCAGATCGGCGAAGGCCAAACCTGGCGGTTCAGGACCTTTTTGGTAGAGCCGGTCATTCGGAATGAGGCACAACTCGACGAGCAGACTGCAAGGAGTGTCTTCTGGGGAACCTACGTGGAGAGTGCGCACTTTCCCTGGTTCAACGTCAATGCGTTTTATTTCGGGTTAAACGATCAACAACTTAATAATAAAGCTCTTCAGCGTACCTATGGTACCTACGGTCTTCGCCTATTCAAGTCTCCCGCGATCAACGAATTCGATTATGAATTCGAGGGGGCCGTTCAAACGGGACACTTGGGCAACGTCGATCATTTTGCCTATAACCCGAACGTTGAAGCCGGGTATACGTTTAATCTGCCTTGGACTCCTCGGTTTTTGGCGCAGTATACCTACGCCAGCGGCACTCGTACTCCAGGAGGAAGCCAGAACGGAGACTTCGACCCCCTGTTCGGCGCCCGTCGGTTTGATTTAATGCCCACGGGAATTTGGGGGCCATTTTTCCGGTCCAACATCAGTAGTCCCGGTTGGAGGTTGATCCTCAAGCCTGACGAAAATTTGCTGCTCACAGTCAAACAACGGTTCTGGTATCTGGCGGAAGCGGCTGCGGTGTATTCGGGTGGCCTCGTACAGGATTCCACAGGAGGGGCAGGAAACTATTTAGGGCACGATGTGGAACTTCGTGCGCAATGGGCTCCCCTATGGGCTCTTAGACAAAACATGGACTTTGATTTCGGGTACGTGCATTGGTTCAAGGGATCCTATTTTGACAGCCCCGCCATCCTCGCCCAACTGCCCGCCGGTGGAAACAAAGATTCGGATTATTTTTATGCTTCGGTGAGAGTCAGACTGTAAGGAGGTCAGCCTATGATTCAAATTATCATTGCCCTCTGTATGCTCATGATCACAGGCGTGAACGTTGCCGTTGCCGAGGTGATTACGATTGGAGCGGCGTCCGATTTGAATTTCGCCTTTAGAGAAATTGCGATGGAGTATGAAAAGGCGAGCGGCAATCAGGTGAGATTGACGCTTGGATCCTCCGGCAATTTCTATGCGCAAATTCAAAATGGCGCGCCGTTCGATCTCTACTTTTCAGCCGACATCTCGTATCCGAGGAAATTGGAGGAAGCCGGCCGGACCGTTCCGGGCTCGCTGTATCAGTATGCCGTCGGGCGGATTGTCTTGTGGGCCGGCAAGGATTCGCATCTCGATCTTTCCAGGGGGCTGGAGATTTTGCGCGAGCCGGCGATCAGGAAAATCGCCATCGCCAATCCCAAACATGCCCCCTACGGCAGGGCC
This window harbors:
- the modA gene encoding molybdate ABC transporter substrate-binding protein; the encoded protein is MIQIIIALCMLMITGVNVAVAEVITIGAASDLNFAFREIAMEYEKASGNQVRLTLGSSGNFYAQIQNGAPFDLYFSADISYPRKLEEAGRTVPGSLYQYAVGRIVLWAGKDSHLDLSRGLEILREPAIRKIAIANPKHAPYGRAAVAAMEHFKVYDQVKDKLILGENISQAAQFIESGACDIGIIALSLAVAPAMKSKGTYWEVPAETHPLLEQGAVILKSSKQQESAKQFLAFIKGERGQEIMKRYGFTVPSAG
- a CDS encoding alginate export family protein; amino-acid sequence: MVKGSWWCALLSILLFVVGTSPVRAVEYGEMVRKDGKWGFRSAEDPVLKLMLTKGLITDERYLEVSAQKGKNWIEPADAVLNLRRELEWTRYVKTATHLPDWIDLGLENRTRFESYDHPWRSTQAIGNGGTDAQLLLRSRARVGLGGNGPFRFLFEGQDSRALSSDQPGDFQNTTTVNQFDILQLFGSLTINNVGGSVLRTDLHFGRMTMDFGMRRYVARNDFRNTTNAFDGVHWQIGEGQTWRFRTFLVEPVIRNEAQLDEQTARSVFWGTYVESAHFPWFNVNAFYFGLNDQQLNNKALQRTYGTYGLRLFKSPAINEFDYEFEGAVQTGHLGNVDHFAYNPNVEAGYTFNLPWTPRFLAQYTYASGTRTPGGSQNGDFDPLFGARRFDLMPTGIWGPFFRSNISSPGWRLILKPDENLLLTVKQRFWYLAEAAAVYSGGLVQDSTGGAGNYLGHDVELRAQWAPLWALRQNMDFDFGYVHWFKGSYFDSPAILAQLPAGGNKDSDYFYASVRVRL
- a CDS encoding helix-turn-helix domain-containing protein, encoding MKQPTKTIAKFSNHLKSLRTQKCFSQGELAARAGITRQAVSSIESNLYLPTTAVALHLASVLACRVEDLFSIGIAEDIVEGELIGHLPQRDMKASSIRVKVSMVGSKTVVRPVSGLGEALSFTVPADGYVVEAQGQTSGAMVRVKLSRDRQAIEQEISVAGCDPAIFLVGAHMRRHKDQTSVVGWTMGSMAALQALQRGEVHVAGLHLFDPATGESNLPFLRRLLKGSNYEVITFATWEEGLLVRTGNPRSIRAVSDVADPNVTLVNREEGSGARLLLDQRLRAAGINQDQVKGYGTIVASHFEVARAIASRQADVGVGIRSAAQLYELDFVPLQAARYDLVVPKAYLKSHPTLAHLFETLVSRPFRNEIEALGGYDTSETGKLHPLRVG